The Parvibaculaceae bacterium PLY_AMNH_Bact1 genome window below encodes:
- a CDS encoding alpha-ketoglutarate-dependent dioxygenase AlkB (Derived by automated computational analysis using gene prediction method: Protein Homology.) codes for MSEKTAPLSALEPVPGTRIWPGLLSRGAQEELVATLREQIAENPLYQPTMPMTGKPFSVSMTNFGDLGWVSDRTGYRYDHCHPATGRRWPPIPDSLLTLWAGLTGYAAPPEACLVNYYGRDAKMGLHQDRDEKPMDAPVLSVSLGDTAIFRLGGLERKGSTQSFKLASGDVMMLAGPSRLRFHGIDRIVPGTSTLLEKGGRLNLTLRRVTDPESAGL; via the coding sequence ATGTCTGAGAAAACAGCCCCTTTAAGTGCCCTGGAGCCTGTTCCGGGAACCAGAATCTGGCCGGGGCTCCTGTCCCGCGGGGCTCAGGAAGAGCTTGTGGCGACCCTTCGCGAGCAGATCGCTGAAAACCCGCTCTACCAGCCGACTATGCCAATGACTGGGAAGCCCTTCTCTGTCTCCATGACAAATTTCGGGGATCTGGGGTGGGTATCAGACCGCACCGGCTACCGATATGACCACTGCCATCCTGCGACAGGACGGCGCTGGCCACCGATCCCCGACAGTTTGTTGACGCTTTGGGCAGGTCTCACCGGTTACGCAGCCCCTCCAGAAGCGTGTTTGGTGAACTATTATGGTCGCGACGCAAAAATGGGTCTTCATCAGGACCGGGACGAAAAGCCCATGGATGCGCCGGTTTTATCGGTGTCTTTGGGGGATACCGCCATTTTTAGGCTGGGCGGGCTTGAGCGGAAGGGGTCAACGCAAAGCTTCAAGCTGGCGTCTGGCGATGTCATGATGCTGGCCGGACCCTCACGGCTCCGCTTTCACGGGATCGACCGAATAGTGCCAGGAACCTCAACGCTGCTTGAAAAAGGGGGGCGTCTCAACCTGACCTTGCGCCGGGTTACGGACCCGGAAAGCGCTGGACTTTAA
- a CDS encoding hypothetical protein (Derived by automated computational analysis using gene prediction method: GeneMarkS-2+.) → MNIFRGYTDGLSASYQVATYQSGSFKRRSPKAAPLRPARNSFVKAVTALATSSLKGALKGTQKLLKRRGKPIAPSDFSAQLDLFMRPAAPQTS, encoded by the coding sequence ATGAATATTTTTCGTGGATATACAGATGGGCTTTCAGCCAGCTATCAGGTGGCGACCTATCAATCGGGTTCCTTCAAACGCCGCTCCCCGAAGGCTGCGCCGCTGCGCCCGGCACGGAATTCCTTTGTGAAGGCTGTCACCGCGCTCGCCACCTCGTCGCTAAAGGGCGCGCTGAAGGGAACGCAGAAGCTGTTGAAACGGCGGGGCAAACCAATTGCCCCGTCCGATTTTTCAGCCCAGCTTGATCTGTTCATGCGGCCTGCCGCTCCCCAAACCTCTTAA
- the gcvA gene encoding transcriptional regulator GcvA (Derived by automated computational analysis using gene prediction method: Protein Homology. GO_function: GO:0003700 - DNA-binding transcription factor activity [Evidence IEA]; GO_process: GO:0006355 - regulation of DNA-templated transcription [Evidence IEA]) — translation MASRQLPPLSMVRAFEAAARHLSFSQAADELGVTHSAVSHQIRGLEDWLGEPLFVRSARKVHLTPAGEVLAPPLTRALDTIAEAVAAARAISSEENKGPVLVSVEPAFAARWLVLRLDRFYAAHPDVQLHLVPTPDFVEFKDGGADIAIRYGRADWPGLVAEKLLGSASFPVVSPRLMERGKGLREPNDLAAYTLIHEDSFEDWAGWLKAAGATAVDPLKGPIFDDAHLTLEAAASGQGVALADEALAAAALEDGRLVRPFGLTLETAAAYHVVYPEGWPLRPEAQAFRDWLLQEAKQP, via the coding sequence ATGGCTTCTCGCCAGCTGCCGCCACTCTCCATGGTGCGGGCCTTTGAGGCTGCCGCGCGGCATTTGAGCTTTTCTCAGGCCGCCGATGAACTGGGCGTGACCCATTCAGCGGTCAGTCACCAAATTAGGGGACTTGAAGACTGGCTTGGAGAACCGCTATTTGTCCGTTCCGCGCGGAAAGTTCATTTGACCCCGGCAGGTGAGGTTTTGGCGCCACCGCTCACCCGGGCACTGGACACAATTGCTGAAGCAGTTGCAGCAGCGCGCGCCATCTCGTCAGAAGAGAATAAAGGGCCAGTGCTCGTAAGCGTTGAACCTGCCTTTGCTGCCAGGTGGCTGGTCTTGCGGCTCGATCGGTTTTATGCAGCTCACCCTGATGTCCAGCTGCACCTCGTACCGACACCTGACTTTGTTGAGTTTAAGGATGGCGGAGCTGACATTGCGATCCGCTATGGACGCGCCGATTGGCCGGGCCTTGTTGCAGAAAAGCTTTTGGGCTCAGCATCATTCCCGGTGGTAAGTCCCAGACTGATGGAGCGCGGTAAGGGGCTTCGCGAACCAAACGACCTGGCAGCGTATACGCTCATACACGAAGACAGTTTCGAAGATTGGGCAGGCTGGTTGAAAGCAGCCGGTGCGACGGCGGTAGATCCGTTAAAAGGTCCCATCTTTGACGACGCACATCTCACCCTGGAGGCCGCTGCCTCCGGCCAGGGTGTGGCCTTGGCAGATGAAGCACTGGCGGCTGCCGCACTGGAAGACGGTCGCCTTGTCAGGCCGTTTGGCCTCACGTTGGAAACAGCGGCCGCCTATCATGTGGTCTATCCTGAAGGCTGGCCCCTAAGACCAGAGGCGCAAGCTTTTCGAGATTGGTTATTGCAAGAAGCGAAACAGCCATAG
- a CDS encoding HAMP domain-containing sensor histidine kinase (Derived by automated computational analysis using gene prediction method: Protein Homology.): protein MSTVLVESQAERDQGIRDVVRTITLAGLVTISAAAYDFYSSGLPDDVPAFQFFQVGTLIVLLTSVVVASWLGLVASSRLAIGLIYGFISLFLLSVVANLLFVVEAPMAVERYTPWIIATLIIPFLTAGRSFARALGGTFVLSMLLLVGAHVLRVGANPFTEPCCADLILFCLALIVAFVLLDGFAMFREAAIKFHARSDALAEHAAEMRQAFEEAEKAREQSEIARKEAEKSIKLRETFLATMSHELRTPLNAIIGFSEVMKSDALGNGDGATEQYRTYAEDIHQSGEHVLGLINQLLEYSRIRSGTFDLNPTELQLAEVVQFIHRMSLSTAKAKGVELGIQIASDCDRPVRADRQALIQIGLNLVGNALKFTDPGGRVTLRVTSGARGQASLQVIDTGAGIPADKIEEVCQPFVRLGDASLASETGTGLGLAIIKALADAMGTPFTLESEEGKGTAATLSLSLVQPKALSEDVPGVAAE, encoded by the coding sequence ATGAGTACAGTGCTAGTAGAATCGCAGGCAGAGCGTGATCAGGGCATTCGCGATGTTGTGCGTACCATTACACTTGCCGGTCTGGTGACAATCTCAGCGGCTGCCTATGATTTCTATTCGAGTGGACTGCCAGATGACGTACCTGCATTTCAGTTCTTTCAGGTCGGAACTCTTATCGTCTTGCTGACGTCTGTCGTTGTGGCGTCTTGGCTCGGCCTTGTGGCGTCCAGTCGCCTCGCCATCGGTCTCATCTACGGATTTATCAGTCTGTTTCTGCTCTCGGTGGTTGCCAACCTGCTTTTTGTTGTTGAGGCGCCCATGGCGGTGGAGCGTTACACACCGTGGATCATCGCGACCCTGATCATTCCCTTTTTGACGGCTGGCCGATCTTTCGCGCGCGCCCTGGGCGGCACATTTGTGTTGTCAATGCTGTTGCTGGTCGGAGCACACGTTCTGCGCGTCGGCGCCAACCCCTTTACAGAACCATGTTGCGCAGACCTAATTCTTTTCTGTCTTGCTTTGATCGTTGCATTCGTATTGCTGGATGGCTTCGCCATGTTTCGTGAGGCGGCGATAAAATTTCACGCACGGTCTGATGCCTTGGCTGAACACGCTGCTGAAATGCGCCAGGCATTTGAAGAGGCAGAGAAAGCGCGCGAACAGTCAGAGATCGCCCGCAAGGAAGCTGAAAAATCGATCAAACTCCGCGAGACTTTTCTTGCGACCATGAGCCATGAACTGCGCACGCCACTCAATGCGATTATTGGTTTCTCGGAAGTCATGAAGTCCGACGCACTAGGCAATGGGGACGGGGCGACAGAGCAATACCGTACATATGCCGAAGATATTCATCAAAGCGGCGAACATGTATTGGGTCTGATCAACCAGTTGCTTGAATATTCTAGGATACGCTCAGGCACGTTCGACCTTAACCCCACGGAACTGCAGCTTGCCGAAGTCGTACAGTTCATTCACCGCATGTCGCTTTCGACGGCAAAAGCAAAAGGTGTCGAACTGGGGATACAGATTGCCAGCGACTGCGACAGACCGGTGAGAGCGGATCGTCAGGCCCTTATTCAGATTGGGCTTAACCTGGTCGGTAATGCTCTGAAATTCACCGACCCCGGAGGCAGAGTGACACTCCGAGTAACATCAGGCGCCAGGGGTCAAGCATCCCTGCAGGTGATAGATACGGGCGCTGGCATTCCGGCCGACAAGATCGAAGAAGTCTGCCAACCCTTTGTGCGCCTTGGCGATGCTAGTTTGGCAAGCGAAACCGGCACAGGGCTCGGGTTGGCAATTATCAAAGCTTTGGCGGATGCGATGGGAACACCGTTTACGCTTGAAAGCGAAGAAGGCAAAGGAACTGCTGCGACACTTTCGCTTTCCCTTGTGCAACCGAAAGCATTGTCTGAGGACGTTCCTGGAGTTGCAGCGGAATAA
- a CDS encoding HAMP domain-containing sensor histidine kinase (Derived by automated computational analysis using gene prediction method: Protein Homology.) produces the protein MVEEKEHKGRVSAAIFMSVALVGIIVCAATAFEFYSLASMGKERFRSDIVVAIVTAYFLGAILILFVSRGRLLRPLVGSVFCMASLYLLSQMAISLFGATDYLYAIENAMWMIPLQVCLFATLSRRIAYVLAGSLFGMTLCVLCAYFVFKGLSPVAEAESALLVQTAFAQAAALLLLGALATYRDLVTVESARVKALEENETLLKKEAAKAEKEQEKAIHALNKAEEATRAREAFLASMSHELRTPLNAIIGFSQILEMGKAGIARTEEKRLEYAKDIRNSGEHMLGLVGQVLEFSRIESEGCDIELSEQMLSPIAEGAMRMVDVIASAKEVQLLRYWDQRFDFRVETDEKALSQILVNLLTNAVKFTPNGGQVWLVLKTDGSKGLCIEIQDNGIGIPAEKLQDVFQPFVQIGDARCAGEGGTGLGLSIVSTLVRGLGGKFEIESAVGTGTCCRVTLPGLLATEPVEAAEQAVLAKQVGASS, from the coding sequence GTGGTGGAAGAAAAAGAACACAAAGGTCGTGTTTCAGCTGCGATATTCATGTCTGTGGCGTTGGTCGGTATCATCGTATGTGCCGCGACAGCATTTGAGTTCTACAGCCTCGCCTCTATGGGTAAGGAACGCTTTCGGAGCGACATTGTCGTCGCGATCGTCACGGCCTATTTTCTTGGCGCGATCCTGATCCTTTTTGTTTCGCGCGGACGCCTGCTCCGACCTTTGGTTGGGTCTGTCTTTTGCATGGCGAGCCTCTATCTGCTTAGTCAGATGGCGATCAGCCTCTTCGGTGCTACTGACTATCTCTATGCAATCGAAAACGCGATGTGGATGATCCCATTGCAGGTATGCTTGTTTGCCACACTTTCACGACGCATTGCCTACGTCCTGGCAGGATCTCTTTTCGGAATGACGCTGTGTGTGCTTTGCGCCTATTTTGTCTTTAAGGGCCTCAGTCCAGTAGCGGAAGCGGAATCAGCGCTTCTCGTACAAACAGCCTTTGCCCAGGCTGCTGCCCTTCTCTTGCTGGGCGCATTAGCGACTTATCGTGATCTCGTCACAGTTGAGTCTGCCCGTGTGAAGGCTCTGGAAGAAAACGAAACGCTCTTGAAAAAGGAAGCTGCGAAAGCTGAAAAAGAACAAGAGAAAGCAATCCACGCATTAAACAAGGCCGAAGAAGCCACACGTGCTCGAGAAGCCTTCCTCGCGTCAATGAGTCACGAACTTCGCACGCCGCTCAACGCGATCATCGGCTTTTCGCAGATCCTCGAAATGGGGAAGGCAGGCATTGCGCGCACAGAAGAAAAGCGTCTGGAGTACGCCAAGGACATTCGCAATAGTGGTGAACACATGTTGGGGCTTGTTGGACAGGTATTAGAATTCTCTCGGATTGAATCCGAAGGGTGTGACATCGAACTTTCAGAACAGATGCTCTCCCCCATTGCCGAAGGGGCCATGCGCATGGTGGATGTGATCGCGTCGGCAAAAGAGGTTCAGCTTCTGCGCTACTGGGATCAGCGATTTGATTTCCGCGTTGAAACAGATGAGAAAGCGCTTAGCCAGATCTTGGTCAACCTGCTGACGAATGCGGTAAAATTCACCCCCAATGGCGGTCAGGTTTGGCTCGTCCTCAAAACCGACGGGTCCAAGGGTCTATGTATTGAAATTCAGGATAATGGCATTGGCATTCCAGCCGAAAAGCTCCAGGACGTCTTCCAGCCGTTCGTTCAGATTGGGGATGCGCGATGTGCGGGCGAAGGCGGAACGGGCCTCGGTCTGTCGATTGTCAGTACCCTTGTTCGGGGGCTTGGGGGAAAATTTGAAATCGAGAGCGCGGTGGGGACAGGCACATGCTGCCGTGTGACGCTTCCCGGTCTTCTGGCGACAGAGCCTGTAGAGGCAGCTGAGCAAGCCGTCCTTGCAAAACAGGTCGGAGCTAGCAGCTGA
- a CDS encoding HAMP domain-containing sensor histidine kinase (Derived by automated computational analysis using gene prediction method: Protein Homology.) yields MTAPWKMGTGDEKLGQSTQRTLVLSVVMVGFLAALASVYEYYHLTAMDRLDGYTQTIIPILAVVLAVIVSGVLVSKGRFLKPAVWLVFALGSTHLLTTITLALLFANDVALAAEHAVWIMAVQVCLFATLERRTALGMSAALFVLLAAICLTYCYVENVSLIADVRGGFLVQLIIANGAILVLLGGLSAFREVALVEKTRAEASEVHATLLGASAEVANDERKKAMIALSSAEAAAKARESFLASMSHELRTPLNAIIGFSQILEMGDEGMVTSPEKQREYISDIKHSGEHMLSLVTQILEYSRIESEGVEVDKTPQAIAMIADASLRMVDVLARAKDINLVRSWDFGDDYVVRTDDKALSQILVNLLSNAVKFTPVGGTITVNIARTRNGAVTIEVCDTGVGISAEKIKLVCDPFYQVRDQQTAGMSGTGLGLSIVKTLITALNGVLEIESTVGEGTCCRVKIPSTPDTELVVEKTEEQAAALAQKLRANASPTDAEVFQHREIRQT; encoded by the coding sequence ATGACCGCGCCGTGGAAAATGGGAACAGGCGACGAGAAGCTGGGGCAGTCAACACAGAGGACCCTAGTCCTCTCGGTGGTGATGGTCGGTTTTCTCGCTGCTCTCGCATCAGTCTATGAATATTACCATCTGACGGCGATGGACCGGTTGGATGGCTATACCCAGACCATTATTCCGATCCTTGCCGTTGTCCTCGCTGTGATTGTATCTGGCGTCCTTGTTTCCAAGGGCCGCTTTCTCAAGCCAGCGGTTTGGCTGGTTTTTGCCCTCGGCAGCACCCATCTGCTGACCACGATCACGCTGGCTTTGTTGTTCGCCAACGATGTTGCGCTCGCGGCTGAGCACGCCGTGTGGATCATGGCTGTGCAGGTTTGTCTGTTTGCAACGCTGGAAAGGCGCACGGCGCTGGGCATGTCTGCGGCATTGTTTGTACTGCTCGCTGCGATATGTCTCACCTATTGCTATGTGGAGAATGTGTCGCTCATCGCAGATGTCCGAGGAGGATTCCTTGTTCAACTGATAATCGCAAATGGGGCGATATTGGTCTTGCTTGGTGGTCTCTCCGCTTTCAGAGAAGTCGCATTGGTTGAAAAAACACGGGCGGAGGCCTCAGAGGTCCATGCCACACTCTTGGGAGCGAGTGCGGAAGTAGCAAACGATGAACGCAAAAAAGCCATGATAGCGCTCAGCAGTGCGGAAGCAGCGGCGAAAGCTCGGGAGTCGTTCCTCGCGTCTATGAGCCATGAACTCCGCACACCGTTGAATGCAATCATCGGCTTCTCCCAGATTCTTGAGATGGGCGATGAGGGAATGGTCACCAGCCCGGAGAAACAACGCGAGTACATTTCCGATATCAAGCATAGCGGCGAACACATGCTCTCGCTGGTAACGCAGATCCTTGAATATTCGAGGATTGAGTCTGAGGGCGTTGAAGTCGACAAGACACCTCAAGCGATTGCGATGATTGCCGACGCCTCTTTGCGCATGGTGGATGTTTTAGCACGGGCAAAGGACATCAATCTCGTACGGTCTTGGGATTTTGGGGATGACTATGTTGTCAGAACAGATGACAAGGCGCTTAGCCAGATCCTTGTGAACCTTCTCTCCAATGCCGTGAAGTTCACGCCGGTGGGCGGCACGATCACAGTAAATATCGCACGCACAAGGAATGGTGCGGTAACGATAGAAGTTTGTGATACCGGCGTCGGAATCTCAGCCGAAAAAATCAAACTCGTCTGTGACCCGTTTTATCAGGTTCGTGATCAACAGACCGCCGGAATGAGTGGCACCGGGCTTGGACTTTCAATAGTCAAGACTCTCATCACCGCTCTCAATGGAGTCTTAGAAATTGAAAGTACGGTTGGGGAAGGAACATGCTGCCGTGTCAAGATTCCCTCTACACCAGACACAGAGTTGGTCGTAGAAAAAACAGAAGAACAAGCTGCAGCTCTTGCACAAAAGTTGCGAGCTAATGCATCCCCAACTGACGCTGAAGTATTTCAGCATCGGGAAATCCGGCAAACATAA
- a CDS encoding NnrU family protein (Derived by automated computational analysis using gene prediction method: Protein Homology.), whose protein sequence is MTHLMAAAALFFGIHIFVSGTKLRDGIVGLIGELPYKGLFAVTSLGAIVWMAMSYNTAVVSAENSILWQAPLGLLHSGGLIILVATLFAVIGLTAPSATSDGGDKAVAEADDPSSLVKGIHTITRHPFLWGAIIWAAFHMGANGDQASLIFFGTFLGVAFFGTVAIDGKRRRALGEKWDAYAGASSNIPFAALATGRAKFSISELGWWRIVLALLVWGALFMSHEWLFAVSPVPGA, encoded by the coding sequence ATGACACATCTAATGGCCGCTGCGGCCCTGTTTTTCGGGATTCATATCTTCGTTTCCGGAACGAAGCTGCGCGACGGCATTGTCGGCTTGATTGGCGAGCTTCCCTATAAGGGTCTGTTCGCTGTGACGTCGCTTGGTGCCATTGTCTGGATGGCCATGAGCTACAACACCGCCGTTGTCAGCGCCGAAAACTCTATCCTCTGGCAAGCGCCCTTAGGTCTCCTGCACTCGGGTGGTCTGATCATTTTGGTCGCCACCCTGTTTGCCGTAATTGGGCTCACAGCTCCCAGTGCCACAAGCGATGGCGGTGACAAGGCTGTCGCCGAAGCTGACGACCCCTCGTCACTTGTTAAAGGCATTCACACGATCACCCGGCACCCCTTCTTGTGGGGCGCGATTATCTGGGCGGCGTTTCACATGGGCGCCAATGGGGATCAGGCGAGCCTCATCTTTTTCGGGACCTTCCTGGGCGTCGCTTTCTTTGGCACGGTCGCCATTGACGGGAAGCGCCGGCGGGCACTTGGAGAGAAGTGGGATGCTTATGCGGGCGCTTCGTCCAACATTCCCTTCGCGGCTCTCGCAACCGGCCGGGCGAAGTTTTCCATATCGGAACTTGGATGGTGGCGCATCGTACTCGCCCTGCTCGTCTGGGGCGCCCTGTTCATGTCACACGAATGGTTGTTTGCCGTCAGTCCCGTGCCAGGTGCCTAG
- the grpE gene encoding nucleotide exchange factor GrpE (Derived by automated computational analysis using gene prediction method: Protein Homology. GO_function: GO:0000774 - adenyl-nucleotide exchange factor activity [Evidence IEA]; GO_function: GO:0042803 - protein homodimerization activity [Evidence IEA]; GO_function: GO:0051087 - chaperone binding [Evidence IEA]; GO_process: GO:0006457 - protein folding [Evidence IEA]): MSDQDNSANGNTGDEGDAPHKPTPAELKQQADDLLAAAAAANDDGADAPDASEEVDERSEEEKIADAMAALAAENADLKDKLLRAAAEVENIRRRSEREKADAGKYGATKFAQSVLAVADNLRRAIDAVPDDRKDGSDDVVKSIIEGIEMVEKSLLSAFEANGIVPVDPAPGEKFNPNLHEALFEVPGTGQPSGTIVQVVDTGFMISDRLLRPARVGVAKADDGAATGGSVDTTA, from the coding sequence ATGAGCGATCAAGACAATTCTGCAAATGGCAACACAGGTGATGAGGGCGATGCGCCCCACAAACCAACGCCTGCCGAATTGAAGCAACAGGCTGACGATCTGCTGGCTGCCGCTGCGGCTGCAAATGATGACGGAGCCGACGCGCCTGATGCATCTGAAGAAGTGGACGAGCGCAGCGAAGAAGAGAAAATCGCTGACGCCATGGCGGCACTGGCTGCTGAAAATGCAGACCTGAAAGACAAGCTCCTGCGCGCCGCTGCCGAAGTTGAGAACATTCGGCGACGGTCAGAGCGTGAGAAAGCAGACGCTGGAAAATACGGCGCGACAAAGTTCGCCCAGTCCGTGCTTGCAGTCGCTGACAATCTGCGCCGCGCTATTGATGCCGTCCCAGACGATCGGAAAGACGGTTCCGATGATGTGGTGAAATCCATCATTGAAGGCATTGAGATGGTGGAGAAGTCGCTTCTGAGCGCCTTTGAAGCGAACGGTATTGTGCCTGTTGACCCGGCACCTGGCGAGAAATTCAACCCGAACCTGCACGAAGCGCTTTTTGAGGTTCCCGGCACCGGTCAGCCTAGCGGCACAATCGTTCAGGTGGTGGATACAGGCTTTATGATCTCAGATCGGCTGCTGCGCCCGGCACGGGTTGGAGTCGCGAAAGCAGACGACGGGGCAGCAACCGGCGGCTCGGTCGATACCACCGCTTAA
- the hrcA gene encoding heat-inducible transcriptional repressor HrcA (Derived by automated computational analysis using gene prediction method: Protein Homology. GO_component: GO:0005737 - cytoplasm [Evidence IEA]; GO_process: GO:0009408 - response to heat [Evidence IEA]): protein MPAVKDLNDRSRAILQQVVETYLETGAPVGSRFLSQNLPLTLSAATVRNVMSDLEALGLLAAPHTSAGRLPTDAGLRLFVDGLLEVGDLSEEERRAIETQVTHSPSANTVEDVLRDASQLLSGLSHCAGLVLAPKAEQTLKHIEFVAVDSGRALVVLVSEDESVENRMIDVPRGLTPSALTEATNFLNARLRGRTMADATAVIQSEIDAQKAELSALTQRVVEAGLAVWSGGDTPTTGTSGGDPLDRSLIVTGQSKLLEDVSAMDDLERVRLLFQELENKADLVQLLDLAQDAEGVRLFIGSENQHFALSGSSVIVSPFMDESRRVVGVLGVIGPTRLNYARIIPMVDYTAQVVGRLLR, encoded by the coding sequence ATGCCCGCCGTCAAAGACCTTAATGACCGTTCGAGGGCCATCCTCCAGCAGGTGGTTGAAACCTACCTGGAAACCGGGGCACCGGTCGGGTCACGCTTTCTGTCCCAGAATCTGCCGCTGACCCTGTCGGCGGCGACCGTGCGCAATGTGATGTCCGATCTGGAGGCGCTGGGGCTCTTGGCCGCTCCCCATACAAGCGCCGGACGCCTGCCCACTGATGCGGGGCTTCGGCTCTTTGTGGACGGTCTTCTGGAAGTAGGTGATCTCTCAGAAGAAGAGCGCCGGGCCATCGAAACCCAGGTCACGCATTCTCCATCGGCCAACACGGTTGAAGACGTGTTGCGCGATGCTTCACAACTTCTGTCTGGTCTCTCTCACTGCGCAGGATTGGTGCTGGCACCCAAGGCTGAGCAAACGCTCAAACATATCGAGTTCGTGGCGGTCGATAGTGGCCGGGCGCTTGTGGTGCTCGTCTCCGAGGACGAGAGCGTAGAAAACCGTATGATTGATGTGCCTCGCGGCCTCACACCCTCGGCACTAACAGAAGCGACCAACTTCCTGAATGCCCGGTTGCGGGGCCGCACCATGGCGGACGCAACAGCGGTCATTCAGTCCGAAATTGACGCTCAAAAGGCGGAGCTTTCCGCCCTTACCCAACGGGTGGTGGAAGCAGGCCTTGCGGTCTGGTCGGGTGGCGACACACCGACCACCGGGACCAGCGGCGGCGATCCCCTGGACCGGTCTCTCATTGTGACCGGGCAATCCAAGCTGCTGGAAGATGTGAGCGCCATGGACGACCTGGAGCGCGTCCGGCTCCTGTTCCAGGAATTGGAAAACAAAGCAGACCTTGTCCAGCTTTTGGACCTCGCCCAGGATGCGGAGGGAGTCCGGCTCTTTATTGGCTCAGAGAACCAGCACTTTGCCCTGTCTGGCTCGTCTGTGATCGTGAGTCCCTTTATGGATGAAAGTCGCCGCGTGGTCGGCGTCTTAGGTGTTATCGGCCCTACCCGGCTTAACTATGCCCGGATTATTCCCATGGTGGATTATACGGCCCAAGTTGTTGGCCGCCTGTTACGCTGA
- the rph gene encoding ribonuclease PH (Derived by automated computational analysis using gene prediction method: Protein Homology. GO_function: GO:0004549 - tRNA-specific ribonuclease activity [Evidence IEA]; GO_process: GO:0008033 - tRNA processing [Evidence IEA]), which yields MSTTRPSGRAFDEMRNVSFEPGFSKSAEGSCMVRFGDTHVLCTASLEERVPPFLRGRGEGWVTAEYGMLPRSTNERMRREASAGKQSGRTQEIQRLIGRSLRAVVDMKALGERQITVDCDVIQADGGTRTASITGAWVALHQCIEWMRARNMIDISPLTDHVAAISCGIYQGAPVSDLDYAEDSNADTDANFVLTGNGGIVEIQGTAEGTPFSEENFLELLRLAKQSCGQLVEMQKEAVR from the coding sequence GTGAGCACCACCCGTCCGTCTGGCCGCGCTTTTGACGAAATGCGCAATGTCTCTTTTGAGCCTGGTTTTTCAAAAAGCGCTGAAGGCTCCTGCATGGTGCGGTTCGGCGACACCCATGTGCTGTGTACAGCAAGCCTGGAAGAGCGCGTTCCGCCCTTCTTGCGTGGTCGCGGTGAAGGTTGGGTGACGGCGGAGTATGGCATGCTGCCACGCTCCACCAATGAGCGTATGCGCCGGGAAGCCTCAGCTGGTAAGCAGTCCGGCCGGACGCAGGAAATACAGCGCCTCATCGGTCGCTCGCTTCGCGCGGTTGTTGACATGAAGGCCTTGGGCGAACGTCAGATCACCGTCGATTGCGACGTCATTCAGGCCGATGGTGGCACCCGCACCGCCTCTATCACGGGCGCTTGGGTTGCCCTTCACCAGTGCATCGAGTGGATGCGCGCACGCAACATGATCGACATCTCGCCGCTGACCGATCACGTCGCGGCCATTTCTTGCGGCATCTATCAGGGCGCGCCTGTGTCTGATCTGGACTATGCAGAAGACTCCAATGCCGACACGGACGCCAACTTCGTGCTGACCGGCAATGGTGGCATCGTGGAAATTCAAGGCACCGCGGAAGGCACGCCTTTCTCGGAAGAAAACTTCCTTGAGCTGCTGCGCCTGGCCAAACAGTCCTGCGGCCAGCTCGTAGAGATGCAGAAAGAAGCTGTGCGGTAA